The Blattabacterium cuenoti genomic sequence TTCATTAAAAATGTAAATTTATTAATATTCTTTAACGCTACACCTGTTCCTTTTACTACAGCTCTTAAAGGATCGTCTACTAAAAAAACAGGAAGTCCAGTTTTATTGGATATTCGTTGATCTAAACCTCTTAAAAGGGATCCCCCACCAGCCATATATATTCCTGTTTTATAAATATCCGCTGCAAGTTCTGGTGGAGTTCTTGAAAGAGTTTCCATTACAGCATCCTCAATTCGTAAAATTGATTTATCGAGAGCAGGAATGGTTTCTTTATAAGAAAGATTCATTTCTTTTGGCTTTCCAGTAGATAAATCTCTTCCTTGTATATGAATATCCTCTGGAGGATTCTCAATAGAATCCATAACTGCTCCTATATCTATCTTTATTTTTTCTGCAGTCCTTTCTCCAATATATAAATTATATTTTGTACGAAGAAAATAAGCAATATCATTCGTAAAAACATCCCCAGCTATTTTTATAGATTTTTGACAAACTATTCCTCCTAAAGCTATAACTCCACATTCCGTAGTACCTCCTCCTATATCAATAATCATGTTTCCTTCTGCTTTTGTAACTGAAATTCCAGAACCTATGGCTGCAGCCATAGGTTCTTCAATAAGATAAACTTCTTTTGCATTAAGGTGTTGAGCTGAATCTTTTACAGCTCTTTTCTCTACTTCCGTTATACCGGATGGAATACAAATTACCATTGTTAATGATGGAGTAAAAAATTTACTATTTATTCCTGGTATTTTTTTGATAAATTCTCTTATCATAAGTTCAGCTACTTGATAATCAGCAATGACTCCATCTTTTAATGGTTTATATATTTTAATATTCTCATGTGTTTTTCCTTGCATTTGTTTCGCCTCCTCTCCTACTGCTAATACTTTTTTTGTTCTTATATCTATAGCTATTATTGAAGGTAAATCCACTATAACCTTATTGTTGTACATAATAAGTGTATTTGCTGTTCCTAAATCTATAGCTATCTCTTGAGTAAAGAGGTTCTTCATAAAATCTACTACTACTCCCATTAATATTTTTTTTATGAAAATGTTATCCTAATTTAAATAAAAATTACAGTTTTTCAGTATATTAAACATGTTATAATAAATTTTTTCTTTTGAAAGAACATCATGTTTTTTTGTTACAAGGTAGTAATAAAGAAAATCGTAAAGAATATTTAGATCAATCTTTAATTTTAATATCTCAAAAAATAGGAGAAATTATTAAGAAATCTTCATATTTTGAAAGTGAAGCATGGAAAATGAAAAATTCATCTTTTTTTTATAATAGAGCTTTATACGTAAAAACTTTTCAGTCCCCTATTAATATTTTAGAAAATATTTCGAATATAGAATTTCTTGTAGGAAGAAGAAAAAAACATAC encodes the following:
- a CDS encoding rod shape-determining protein, translated to MGVVVDFMKNLFTQEIAIDLGTANTLIMYNNKVIVDLPSIIAIDIRTKKVLAVGEEAKQMQGKTHENIKIYKPLKDGVIADYQVAELMIREFIKKIPGINSKFFTPSLTMVICIPSGITEVEKRAVKDSAQHLNAKEVYLIEEPMAAAIGSGISVTKAEGNMIIDIGGGTTECGVIALGGIVCQKSIKIAGDVFTNDIAYFLRTKYNLYIGERTAEKIKIDIGAVMDSIENPPEDIHIQGRDLSTGKPKEMNLSYKETIPALDKSILRIEDAVMETLSRTPPELAADIYKTGIYMAGGGSLLRGLDQRISNKTGLPVFLVDDPLRAVVKGTGVALKNINKFTFLMK
- the folK gene encoding 2-amino-4-hydroxy-6-hydroxymethyldihydropteridine diphosphokinase, which gives rise to MKEHHVFLLQGSNKENRKEYLDQSLILISQKIGEIIKKSSYFESEAWKMKNSSFFYNRALYVKTFQSPINILENISNIEFLVGRRKKHTDIGKKKYENREIDIDILFYDDMVIFSSILSIPHPLLHMRKFVLEPMCEINPNKNHPIFNLTIIEILGVCTDNLNIRKLSN